A window of the Eretmochelys imbricata isolate rEreImb1 chromosome 7, rEreImb1.hap1, whole genome shotgun sequence genome harbors these coding sequences:
- the EMX2 gene encoding homeobox protein EMX2 isoform X1: MFQPTPKRCFTIESLVAKDSPLPASRSEDPIRPAALSYANSSPMNPFLNGFHSTGRGVYSNPDLVFAEAVSHPPNPAVPVHPVPPPHALAAHPLPSSHSPHPLFASQQRDPSTFYPWLIHRYRYLGHRFQGNETSPESFLLHNALARKPKRIRTAFSPSQLLRLEHAFEKNHYVVGAERKQLAHSLSLTETQVKVWFQNRRTKFKRQKLEEEGSDSQQKKKGTHHINRWRIATKQASPEEIDVTSDD; the protein is encoded by the exons ATGTTCCAGCCCACACCCAAGCGGTGTTTCACCATCGAGTCGCTGGTGGCCAAAGACAGCCCCTTGCCCGCGTCTCGCTCCGAGGACCCTATCCGGCCGGCGGCGCTCAGCTATGCCAACTCCAGCCCGATGAACCCTTTCCTCAACGGCTTCCACTCCACCGGCAGAGGGGTCTACTCCAACCCGGACTTGGTCTTTGCGGAGGCCGTCTCGCACCCGCCTAACCCGGCGGTGCCGGTGCACCCCGTCCCGCCTCCCCACGCCTTGGCCGCCCACCCACTGCCTTCCTCTCACTCCCCGCACCCGCTGTTTGCCTCGCAGCAAAGGGACCCTTCCACTTTCTACCCCTGGCTAATACACAGATACCGATATCTGGGCCACCGGTTCCAAG GGAATGAAACCAGCCCAGAGAGCTTCCTCTTGCACAATGCACTGGCCAGGAAACCCAAACGGATTCGTACAGCTTTCTCGCCATCCCAGTTACTGAGACTGGAGCATGCTTTTGAAAAGAATCACTACGTAGTAGGAGCAGAAAGGAAACAATTGGCACACAGCCTCAGCCTCACGGAAACTCAG GTAAAAGTATGGTTTCAGAACAGAAGGACAAAGTTCAAGCGACAAAAGTTGGAAGAGGAAGGTTCAGACTCacaacagaagaaaaaagggaCTCATCACATTAACCGGTGGAGAATTGCCACGAAACAAGCCAGTCCAGAAGAAATAGACGTCACTTCAGACGATTAA
- the EMX2 gene encoding homeobox protein EMX2 isoform X2, producing MFQPTPKRCFTIESLVAKDSPLPASRSEDPIRPAALSYANSSPMNPFLNGFHSTGRGVYSNPDLVFAEAVSHPPNPAVPVHPVPPPHALAAHPLPSSHSPHPLFASQQRDPSTFYPWLIHRYRYLGHRFQGKSMVSEQKDKVQATKVGRGRFRLTTEEKRDSSH from the exons ATGTTCCAGCCCACACCCAAGCGGTGTTTCACCATCGAGTCGCTGGTGGCCAAAGACAGCCCCTTGCCCGCGTCTCGCTCCGAGGACCCTATCCGGCCGGCGGCGCTCAGCTATGCCAACTCCAGCCCGATGAACCCTTTCCTCAACGGCTTCCACTCCACCGGCAGAGGGGTCTACTCCAACCCGGACTTGGTCTTTGCGGAGGCCGTCTCGCACCCGCCTAACCCGGCGGTGCCGGTGCACCCCGTCCCGCCTCCCCACGCCTTGGCCGCCCACCCACTGCCTTCCTCTCACTCCCCGCACCCGCTGTTTGCCTCGCAGCAAAGGGACCCTTCCACTTTCTACCCCTGGCTAATACACAGATACCGATATCTGGGCCACCGGTTCCAAG GTAAAAGTATGGTTTCAGAACAGAAGGACAAAGTTCAAGCGACAAAAGTTGGAAGAGGAAGGTTCAGACTCacaacagaagaaaaaagggaCTCATCACATTAA